A window from Salvia miltiorrhiza cultivar Shanhuang (shh) chromosome 2, IMPLAD_Smil_shh, whole genome shotgun sequence encodes these proteins:
- the LOC131008045 gene encoding uncharacterized protein LOC131008045 produces the protein MSPYQLVFGKSYHLPVEIEHKAYWATRRINMEFKEAGFTRRDLLTELDEWRNEANESSQIYKEMAKKFHDLNIRTKEFKPGQEVLLYNSKLHLFPGKLQSKWTGSYVLHKSNWNGTYELFNADGNTFTVNGHRLKPFFKSDVDRGLEVVKFNDP, from the coding sequence atgtctccctatcaacttgtcTTTGGCAAATCCTatcatttacctgttgagattgagcacaaggcatacTGGGCAACAAGGAGAATTAAtatggagttcaaggaggccggATTTACAAGGCGGGATCTGTTGACGGAATTGGATGAATGGAGGAATGAGGCCAATGAGAGTTCTCAAATTTACAAGGAGATGGCCAAAaaattccatgatttgaacATTCGCACCAAGGAGTTCAAGCCGGGACAAGAGGTTCTTTTGTATAATTCTAAGCTGCATttgtttcctggcaagctgcaatCAAAGTGGACGGGGTCGTATGTGTTGCATAAaagcaattggaatgggacgtatGAGCTATTCAATGCGGATGGAAATACTTTCACGGTCAATGGTCATCGTCTCAAGCCTTTCTTCAAGTCAGATGTTGATCGTGGTCTTGAAGTTGTCAAATTCAACGACCCATGA